In the genome of Calothrix sp. PCC 6303, the window TAAGCAGCTCAGTGTAGATGGTTATAATGGGGACTTTTTTATTACTGGCGGCAGAGGCGAGCGCCTTGCACTCTGAATTATCAGAAGAAGGCGCGACTCATGGTTTCGGTCTAAACCTAGACCTATTTGAGACCAATATCATTAACTTGGCAATTTTGGTTGGGGTACTGGTTGTCTTTGGGCGCAAGCTTTTGACTAACATCCTGAATGAGCGCAGAGCAGCGATTGCAGCGGCGATTCAGGAAGCAGAGCAACGCGCTCAAGAGGCGGCGAGTGCCCTCTCCCAGGTACAGGAAAAATTGACCCAAGCTCAGGCAGAAGCACAACGTATTCGTCAAGCATCTGAAGAAAGCGCTAAAAACGCGAAAGAGGCGATTTTAGCAAAAGCAGTAGTGGATGTGCAGCGTTTGAAAGAGTCAGCGGCTGCGGATTTAAACACCGAACGCGACAAAGCGATCGCGCAATTGCGTTCTCGTG includes:
- a CDS encoding F0F1 ATP synthase subunit B — protein: MVIMGTFLLLAAEASALHSELSEEGATHGFGLNLDLFETNIINLAILVGVLVVFGRKLLTNILNERRAAIAAAIQEAEQRAQEAASALSQVQEKLTQAQAEAQRIRQASEESAKNAKEAILAKAVVDVQRLKESAAADLNTERDKAIAQLRSRVVAMALQKAESQLRGSISSDAQQQLIDRSIALLGES